In the genome of Candidatus Paceibacterota bacterium, one region contains:
- a CDS encoding DUF2283 domain-containing protein — protein MRFTYDKKVKCGYLYFKEDKAAKTLKFSRFLNVDLNKKGHLVGVEFLHISLPAFLVSSFISKTTSGF, from the coding sequence ATGAGATTTACATACGATAAAAAAGTGAAATGCGGCTATCTATATTTTAAGGAAGATAAGGCGGCCAAGACTCTAAAGTTTAGTCGATTTTTGAATGTAGATTTAAATAAAAAGGGACACCTAGTTGGAGTAGAATTTTTGCATATTTCACTCCCAGCTTTTTTAGTTTCGAGTTTTATTTCTAAAACCACATCTGGTTTTTAG